A genomic window from Triticum urartu cultivar G1812 chromosome 7, Tu2.1, whole genome shotgun sequence includes:
- the LOC125525502 gene encoding uncharacterized protein LOC125525502 — translation MQFSCLKKSEPTPATPTTTVPLELHLLMLAATITSSLLLMLHKGMVILHTLSRVAGSKLMITLVIRRKGCLTRSGLDMISRTMGHLAMGHQLLTQLRMVVLHRAMVVQVALVKQLQGSKLQLQPPILLLLHQATWRKVLPPQSGYTAPHSLTMICSHHHRPRMARVLMGSLHMLRSHLHLLRMDRHRLLRLVMGSMDTVSQAMVHHRLPLVHPLLARQAMASSSHTVIIMLLVVMDCQQCILPKLHHLLRPRINPPPVLRLTTTPPPPPPKKNFSELSAGLNRHVSEGVFLLHALDVGPPPPGVVLFNQ, via the exons ATGCAGTTTAGTTGTCTGAAAAAGTCTGAACCAACACCAGCAACCCCAACAACAACAGTGCCATTGGAACTGCACCTCCTGATGCTAGCAGCTACAATTACATCCAGTCTGTTACTCATGCTTCACAAGGGTATGGTGATTCTACATACTCTCAGCAGAGTGGCGGGCAGCAAGCTTATGATTACTCTGGTTATCAGACGCAAGGGCTGTCTTACTCGCAGCGGCCTGGATATGATTAGTAGAACTATGGGGCATCTGGCTATGGGGCATCAGCTGCTAACCCAACTCAGGATGGTGGTACTGCACCGAGCTATGGTGGTCCAGGTGGCACTGGTCAAGCAACTTCAGGGCAGCAAGCTTCAACTCCAGCCACCTATACTACTGCTGCTGCATCAAGCTACATGGCGCAAGGTTCTGCCCCCTCAATCTGGATACACTGCTCCACACAGCCTGACTATGATATGCAGCCACCACCACAGGCCACGTATGGCCCGGGTGCTTATGGGTAGCCTCCACATGCTCAGAAGCCACCTTCATCTGCTCCGTATGGACAGGCACCGCCTACTCAGGCTGGTTATGGGCAGTATGGATACAGTCAGCCAGGCTATGGTGCACCACCGCCTTCCCCTGGTGCACCCACTGCTAGCTAGGCAGGCTATGGCCAGTAGCAGTCATACTGTGATCATTATGCTACTGGTAGTTATGGACTGCCAACAATGTATTCTACCGAAGTTACACCACCTGCTGCGTCCCAGGATCAATCCACCGCCGGTCCTACGCCTTAcgacaaccccccccccccccccccccaaaaaaaacttCTCAGAATTAAG TGCAGGTCTAAATCGGCATGTAAGTGAAGGCGTATTTCTCCTTCATGCCTTGGACGTTGGCCCCCCTCCCCCTGGTGTAGTACTGTTTAATCAG TGA